Proteins encoded by one window of Mercenaria mercenaria strain notata chromosome 4, MADL_Memer_1, whole genome shotgun sequence:
- the LOC128556482 gene encoding uncharacterized protein LOC128556482 has protein sequence MDAIIQTICLCIFVISLIISDVHAVDYCNAFYYCEDGYYCCDNDTRCCSNSLLTIGAIVGIVIGCLVFIIGCCVAVICCVKKQGHRPGQIVQPAQQPGVAIISTGQPQGQPGYGQPMYGQPIYGHQPYGQQQHGVQQPPSSNKAETSDPAYPLPPPNS, from the exons ATGGATGCAATAATTCAAACAATATGCCTTTGCATATTCGTAATTTCATTAATCATTTCGG ATGTACATGCAGTGGACTATTGCAATGCCTTTTACTACTGTGAAGACGGATACTATTGTTGTGACAATGATACCCGATGTTG ctCTAACTCACTTTTGACGATTGGCGCAATCGTTGGTATAGTGATAGGATGTCTCGTTTTCATCATCGGCTGCTGTGTTGCTGTAATATGTTGTGTTAAAAAGCAAGGCCACAGACCTGGTCAGATCGTCCAGCCAGCACAACAACCTg gTGTCGCGATAATCTCAACTGGACAGCCACAAGGTCAACCGGGATACGGTCAACCGATGTACGGACAACCTATATATGGACATCAACCATACGGTCAACAACAACATGGTGTGCAGCAGCCACCAAGCAGTAACAAAGCAGAAACAAGCGACCCAGCATATCCACTTCCGCCGCCGAATTCGTAG